CCCCAGATCCATCACAGTTAAAGCATTGATCTGCCCTAGTGCCTCGCCCTGCACACTGATCAGCACCTCGCCGTCACGGATTGATTCCTGCATGCGTCGGGCCGGGTAATCGTGACGGCGGATCCGGCAGGCTAGCGCCGTTTCAACGTCAATGCGCTCAACTAACGAGGCTGCACGCTCAAGGCAATGTGCTGCACTCTCCATTACCTGTGCCTCTGCTCTGGAAAAATTAGCACTCTGACGCGCCTGATCATCTACTTCGCGGTGCATATCTTCCAGCAGCAAGGCTACCGCCGCGGGTGAAAAATGCGGCAAGCCTAGTTTTCTGCAGCTGTGAGCGACAAATATCGCAAAAGCGCGGCGCGTTTCCTGATTCGTTGAAAAGCTTTCGGCAAAATCCACCTTGACCCTGAAGCGGCGTGCAAACTCAGGATCCTCCTCCTGCAATTCGTAGTACTGTTCGCGTGATGCTACCAATATAATTTTGACTTCAATATCGACCGCTTCAGGCTCGAGCGAGACCGCCGCAATCGGTGCAAAAGTCGTCCCCGGTTCCTCGATTTGTAACTTTCCGCTGCGCAAAAAGCGCTGTAGTTTTTCCCACACCAGCCCATCTGCCAGCAAGTCGCGCAAATGCAACATCAAAAAACCGCCATGCGCCCGCAGCAAAGTGCCTGCCCGTATCCGGGTAAAATCCGTTGCCAGTACGTCATTTTCGGCCTGATATTCGATGCTGCCGAACAGTGAACGGAACAGCGGATTATCATCAATGATCACAGGTGCCCCTTTCAGCCCCTCGTTATCAACCACCAGATTGACCCGATAGCGGGACAAAGTACGCGACAAAGCTGCCATCTTGATCTCGTCGTCGCTATCGGACTCCTCAAACAACTCAATGTTATCGAGCACATCCTGCGAGAGCTGCTCGAAAAAGCTCGAGAGTTTGATAGAGTCAACCATCTGTTTCTTGAGCTGATGGCGGATTGTCTGCAATTCCTGTTCGAGCAGGGGTTTGATCAGTTGGCGTCGCAACGCGGCCAATGCCTCGTTCATGGCACGCTCCATGGGACGCGTCTTCTCGAGGAATCGCGCGATTTCCACCCGCAAAGCCTGCTCAGCCTTATCGATTTCAGCCCTGCGCTCTTTTGGCAAAGCATAAACCTCATGCTCGGTGATGGCATGCCGCTTATCTCCCATCAGGGTAAACACCAGATGACCTGATTCCCGATGCAAAATAAAGTGGTGCGCCTCGGCAAAGGCATCCAGCTCCGCATAGGCTTTGGCCTCATCGGCCTTGTAAATATTTTCAATCCGCGCGCTTTCAGACTTAAAATCCTGACCTCCCAGACGCCGGGGAATTTCGGTTTGCAGTGTTTTACACAGTTGCACCATGAACTGGCGCAACACGCGCCCGTAACCGGCAGGCAGGCGCAAAGCACGCGGACGCTCAGGCACATCAAAATTATGCAGATAACATAAATCAGGAGGCACCTTCCGGGTCGATGCGACGGTATGCATCGCCTGTTTAAGGAGTGATGAACGCCCGCTACCTGTCTCACCCAGAACGAATAAATTATAATCAGGCTGATCCATAGATAAACCGAATCGGGCCGCAGCTTCTGCACGTTCCTGACCTATCCACGGCAATGAGTAATCCAATAATTCGGTTGTATCTGCAAACCCAAGGTCTGCAGGATCAATGGATATACGCAATTGATCGGGTGTTAAAAGGCATGTCGACATAATTTTTTTGTAACGAAATTGCACAGACGGATTGTCACCGAATAATCTGAAAAGTGATAGCAGATTGCATTTATTGGTACACTCTGCCCTGTATTAATTAAACGAATTATTTTTTTCACTGATGGAGCGCTAACATGATCAAAATCCTGCTGTTTATCTTGATGACTCAGCTCTCTCCCATGGCTTTTGCAGACTTTGAAAGCGATCTGACGGCCACTGCAAAAACGGACGCCTCATTGCGCGAGCTGCGCATACGCGCAGACCAAAACGATGCCGAAGCACAGTTCAACCTGAGTTCGCTGTATTTCAAGGGGCAGCAAGTAGAACAGGATTACGTCGAAGCAGCTAAATGGATGCAACTGGCGGCAGAACAGGGCCACGTCCTTGCCGCCTATAACCTTGCGATGATGTATAGCTCAGGACAGGGTGTCGCGGTCGATTATGCCGCTGCTGCAAAATGGTACCAACGATCCGCCGAAGGCGGCTTTGTGTTAGCACAGCTTAATCTGGGTGTCGCTTATGCCAATGGCGAGGGCGTACAAAAAAATGATACTGAGGCGGTCAAATGGTTTCGTCTTGCAGCCGAGCAGAACGATGCGCAGGCACAGTTCAATCTGGGCGTGATGTACGCCAATGGGCAAGGGACAGCGCAAAACCTGATCGAATCCTATCGCCTGTCGAAACTCGCAGCGGCACAGGGACATGAGACAGCCAACCAGTTGATTAGCGATCTCACTCGAAAAATGACGGCCAAACAAATCGCCAGTGCCAACAAGCCGATCAAAAAGAAGCCGGCTGTAGTAACCCCTGAAAAATCGCAGCAGGCATCAAAGCAAAGCCCCCCCCAACAGGCAGACAACAAGGCCACTGAAGTAAGCGAAGTTGCGCCTGTCCAACAAGCCGCTGCAACGCAACCCGTTGCAACACAGCCTGCGGTCGAAGAAGCTGTAAAACCAGTCGCAACACAGCCTGCGGCCGAAGAAGCTGTAAAACCAGTCGCAATAGCCGCTGTATCCGCGCAGTCTTCGGAAACAGCTAACTATTACGTACAAATTGGCGCGTTCAAGTCCAAAAAACAAGCTGCCGACTTTATGGAAAAAACGCGCGCCAAACAAGGCGAACTGGATAAACCCTACAGTCTGTTCAGCAACGAGGGCTGGGAACGTATCCATGTCGGCCCCTACGCCAGCCAAAGTGAAGCGCAACAAAGTGCCGATGCGCTCAAAGTCAAACTGGGCTACCAGCCCAAAGTGCGCAAACACGACTAGCTTCGCGAGCCTAAGGCGCATCAGTATGGTCAAAATCAGTCATTATATTTTCGCCTTTCTGCTTGCCGCCTGGCCGCCTGTCTCCTTTGCGGACTTTGAGGCCGACCTGTCTGATACGGGCAATGTAAAAAACCTGTCTCAGTTGCGTGAACTACATGCCCGCGCGGCGGCGGGAAATGCCGAAGCGCAATTAAATATGGGCGGGATCTTTTGCAAGGGCCAGGAAGTAGAACAGGATCTTGCAGAGGGCGCGAAGTGGTTTCGTCTGGCCGCACAACAAGGACTCCCGCAGGCCCAATTCAATCTGGGAATGATGTATGCGGTGGGGCAAGGCGTTGCACAAAACCCAGCCGAAGCGGTGAAATGGTACCGGATGGCGGCCGAACAGGGCCTAGTACTAGCCCAAACCAATCTGGGCGTAGCCTATATCTCGGGGCTCGGTGTCGCAC
Above is a window of Gallionella capsiferriformans ES-2 DNA encoding:
- a CDS encoding Lon protease family protein is translated as MSTCLLTPDQLRISIDPADLGFADTTELLDYSLPWIGQERAEAAARFGLSMDQPDYNLFVLGETGSGRSSLLKQAMHTVASTRKVPPDLCYLHNFDVPERPRALRLPAGYGRVLRQFMVQLCKTLQTEIPRRLGGQDFKSESARIENIYKADEAKAYAELDAFAEAHHFILHRESGHLVFTLMGDKRHAITEHEVYALPKERRAEIDKAEQALRVEIARFLEKTRPMERAMNEALAALRRQLIKPLLEQELQTIRHQLKKQMVDSIKLSSFFEQLSQDVLDNIELFEESDSDDEIKMAALSRTLSRYRVNLVVDNEGLKGAPVIIDDNPLFRSLFGSIEYQAENDVLATDFTRIRAGTLLRAHGGFLMLHLRDLLADGLVWEKLQRFLRSGKLQIEEPGTTFAPIAAVSLEPEAVDIEVKIILVASREQYYELQEEDPEFARRFRVKVDFAESFSTNQETRRAFAIFVAHSCRKLGLPHFSPAAVALLLEDMHREVDDQARQSANFSRAEAQVMESAAHCLERAASLVERIDVETALACRIRRHDYPARRMQESIRDGEVLISVQGEALGQINALTVMDLGDYRFGFPVRVTARTFAGNDGLLNIEREVEMSGPIHDKGVFILHHYLSALFAHIAPLALNASLVFEQEYFGVEGDSASCAELYALLSSLSGVPLKQGIAVTGAINQHGEVLPVGGVNEKIEGYFNICEASGLDGQQGVLIPSRNCRHLMVAPRVIEAVRQGLFHIYSASHVREGMERVMGVPAGVADSEGDYPHGTLLGRAQRNLQSYRRACLASEHPKAGRKHLR
- a CDS encoding SPOR domain-containing protein: MIKILLFILMTQLSPMAFADFESDLTATAKTDASLRELRIRADQNDAEAQFNLSSLYFKGQQVEQDYVEAAKWMQLAAEQGHVLAAYNLAMMYSSGQGVAVDYAAAAKWYQRSAEGGFVLAQLNLGVAYANGEGVQKNDTEAVKWFRLAAEQNDAQAQFNLGVMYANGQGTAQNLIESYRLSKLAAAQGHETANQLISDLTRKMTAKQIASANKPIKKKPAVVTPEKSQQASKQSPPQQADNKATEVSEVAPVQQAAATQPVATQPAVEEAVKPVATQPAAEEAVKPVAIAAVSAQSSETANYYVQIGAFKSKKQAADFMEKTRAKQGELDKPYSLFSNEGWERIHVGPYASQSEAQQSADALKVKLGYQPKVRKHD